A single window of Methanoregula sp. DNA harbors:
- a CDS encoding MBL fold metallo-hydrolase, whose product MTSITIHDGAEPIGGNKIHVEHKGRGVFLDFGTNFFKTSQFYSGFLQNRASRGISDALALNIIPSLNIYRKDLVPADVNVAGFAACPVDAVLLSHAHVDHFGASRLIQQ is encoded by the coding sequence ATGACCTCCATCACCATCCATGACGGCGCGGAACCGATTGGCGGAAACAAGATCCACGTCGAACACAAAGGCCGGGGCGTCTTTCTGGACTTCGGCACCAACTTTTTCAAAACCTCGCAATTCTACTCCGGCTTTCTCCAGAACCGGGCCTCGCGGGGCATCAGCGATGCGCTCGCGCTCAATATCATCCCGTCGCTCAACATCTACCGCAAAGACCTCGTGCCGGCTGATGTGAACGTGGCCGGGTTCGCGGCCTGTCCGGTCGATGCGGTGCTGCTCTCGCATGCCCATGTGGATCATTTCGGGGCCAGTCGGCTGATCCAACAATAA
- a CDS encoding DUF6293 family protein — MGTTAIVFVGHSKERLIESIRSVQSFSINKIILVIGEQQSTGERKARGIAEELKKDLRVFFDVGIRQIDKKDVMRAAQQITDIIRTDQEGGSDVILNMSGSLRTFSIAAYIAGCITRSKMITAIPEYDEDDEEVGIEDIVALPPLPLNVIKPEQRRILDAIGEGVTSLDDLVIRLTPDIRKNSDAFPKERSRLSHHLKNFEEMGLIEKEKKGKNVGVKLTKLGELLRL; from the coding sequence ATGGGAACTACGGCAATTGTCTTTGTAGGACATTCAAAAGAGCGGCTGATCGAGTCCATCCGCAGCGTGCAATCGTTTTCTATCAATAAGATCATCCTTGTGATTGGCGAACAGCAGTCAACCGGTGAGCGGAAAGCCCGCGGGATCGCGGAAGAACTCAAAAAAGATCTTCGCGTATTCTTCGATGTCGGGATAAGGCAAATTGACAAGAAGGATGTCATGCGGGCTGCCCAGCAGATCACGGACATTATACGCACCGATCAGGAAGGCGGCAGCGATGTGATCCTCAACATGAGCGGCTCTTTGCGCACGTTCTCGATCGCCGCCTATATTGCCGGGTGCATCACACGCTCGAAGATGATCACCGCGATTCCGGAATATGATGAGGACGATGAAGAGGTCGGGATCGAAGACATCGTTGCATTGCCCCCGCTCCCGCTCAATGTTATTAAGCCGGAGCAACGGCGCATTCTTGACGCTATTGGGGAGGGGGTTACGTCACTCGATGACCTCGTCATCCGGCTCACACCCGATATCAGGAAGAACTCGGATGCATTTCCCAAGGAACGGAGCCGGCTCTCCCACCATTTGAAAAATTTCGAAGAGATGGGGCTGATTGAGAAGGAGAAGAAGGGGAAGAATGTCGGGGTGAAGCTGACGAAGTTAGGCGAATTACTGCGATTGTAA
- a CDS encoding class I SAM-dependent DNA methyltransferase yields the protein MRLASELKSKIDSLWDKFWSGGLSNPLQSIEQMSYLIFMNRLEEMDTFEQKKAQANKQSYKSIFEGQEDCRWSHWKHYPADKMLVHVRDLAFPFIKNIHDGEKTLFAQHMKDAVFMIPKPSLLQEAVAIIDDLKISAQNRDTQGDIYEYLLSQLSTAGKNGQFRTPRHIIRMMVELVDPDINDRICDPACGTAGFLVNSYEHILRKYTSKDKIEEDPEGGYHNLLGDKITDPKHWDKLWTDTFYGYDFDTTMVRISLMNMVLHGIKAPRVEQKDTLSKGFRESEWYTIVLANPPFKGSIDKSDINDALTIQTTKTELLFVERMMHLLQIGGKCGVIVPDGVLFGSSNAHKKLRQILLEKCQLEGIVSMPSGVFKPYAGVSTAVLIFTKGGNTDRVWFYDMDADGYSLDDKRTFIDGKGDIPNIIQHYRNRKKENPTDRKDKCFFVPLSEIKENGYDLSISRYKEIEYEEVQYEKPEVIIQKIETLENEIQKGLNDLKSLIKK from the coding sequence GATCGACTCCCTCTGGGACAAGTTCTGGAGCGGCGGCCTCTCTAACCCGCTCCAGTCCATCGAGCAGATGTCCTATCTCATCTTTATGAACCGGCTTGAGGAGATGGATACCTTCGAGCAAAAAAAGGCACAGGCAAACAAACAATCCTACAAATCCATCTTTGAAGGGCAGGAGGATTGCCGCTGGTCCCACTGGAAACATTACCCGGCAGACAAGATGCTCGTCCATGTCCGGGACTTGGCCTTTCCCTTTATCAAGAATATTCATGACGGGGAAAAGACGCTCTTTGCCCAGCACATGAAAGATGCCGTCTTCATGATCCCCAAACCTTCGCTCCTGCAGGAAGCCGTCGCCATCATCGATGACCTCAAGATATCGGCACAGAACCGGGACACACAGGGCGACATCTATGAATACCTGCTCTCGCAGCTCTCGACCGCAGGGAAGAACGGGCAGTTCCGTACGCCCCGGCATATCATCCGGATGATGGTTGAGCTCGTGGACCCGGACATCAATGACCGGATCTGCGATCCTGCCTGCGGTACAGCCGGGTTCCTGGTCAACTCATACGAGCACATCCTCAGGAAATACACAAGCAAAGACAAGATCGAAGAAGATCCCGAAGGAGGATATCATAACCTTCTCGGCGATAAGATCACCGACCCGAAACACTGGGACAAGCTCTGGACTGACACGTTCTATGGCTATGATTTTGATACTACCATGGTCAGGATCTCGCTGATGAACATGGTGCTCCACGGGATCAAAGCACCACGGGTCGAGCAGAAAGACACGCTTTCCAAGGGATTCAGGGAATCGGAGTGGTATACCATCGTGCTTGCCAATCCCCCGTTCAAAGGCAGCATTGACAAGAGCGATATCAACGACGCCCTCACCATCCAGACCACCAAGACCGAACTGCTCTTTGTCGAACGGATGATGCACCTCCTCCAGATTGGCGGGAAGTGCGGGGTCATCGTGCCGGATGGCGTGCTGTTCGGCAGCTCCAATGCCCATAAGAAACTCAGGCAGATCCTGCTGGAAAAGTGCCAGCTCGAAGGGATTGTTTCGATGCCATCCGGTGTGTTCAAGCCGTATGCCGGTGTCTCAACCGCAGTCCTGATCTTTACCAAAGGCGGGAACACTGATCGCGTCTGGTTCTATGACATGGATGCTGACGGGTACTCTCTGGATGACAAACGGACTTTCATTGATGGGAAAGGGGATATCCCGAATATCATCCAGCACTACCGCAACAGAAAGAAAGAGAATCCCACAGACCGGAAGGATAAATGTTTCTTTGTGCCACTCAGTGAGATCAAGGAAAACGGATACGATCTCTCCATATCCCGGTATAAGGAAATTGAGTACGAAGAAGTCCAGTACGAGAAGCCGGAAGTAATTATTCAGAAGATTGAGACGCTTGAGAACGAGATACAGAAAGGGTTGAATGATCTCAAATCATTGATTAAAAAATAA
- a CDS encoding pyridoxamine 5'-phosphate oxidase family protein — MDPVKIPKMPKAEYDALIKRQNVSRIAFCAGGHAYIAPFMYMFDGTHLYFLSTKYGRKIEYFKNNPHVSVEIEEYAPDLSSFTFVSLQGSLEEVQAPAQKKKVRKLFLEMIKKRKLSMRVLSALGHSPGDPPEAIVNEERSLVWKLVGVKDIVALKNG; from the coding sequence ATGGACCCGGTAAAAATCCCCAAAATGCCAAAAGCGGAGTATGACGCCCTGATCAAACGCCAGAATGTATCGAGAATTGCGTTTTGTGCAGGCGGGCACGCCTACATTGCCCCGTTCATGTACATGTTTGATGGAACGCATCTCTATTTCCTCTCTACCAAGTATGGGAGAAAGATCGAGTATTTCAAAAACAATCCGCATGTGTCTGTTGAGATCGAGGAGTATGCCCCGGATCTCTCATCCTTTACCTTTGTCAGCCTGCAGGGCTCTTTGGAAGAGGTGCAGGCACCCGCACAGAAAAAGAAGGTCCGGAAACTCTTCCTCGAAATGATAAAGAAAAGGAAACTCTCGATGCGGGTGCTGAGTGCGCTTGGTCATTCCCCCGGTGATCCCCCGGAAGCAATCGTCAACGAGGAACGGTCGCTGGTCTGGAAACTGGTGGGCGTGAAAGATATCGTTGCCCTGAAAAACGGGTAA
- a CDS encoding nucleotidyltransferase domain-containing protein codes for MHALIRRRKKKIEAFCKAWNVRELQVFGSVTTDRFRPESDIDIIVDFLPGTRHTLIQLAKMEVELEQIFGRHTDLITRQAVEESRNYIRRKSILASLEKVYGA; via the coding sequence GTGCATGCACTTATCAGGCGCCGGAAAAAAAAGATAGAGGCATTCTGTAAGGCATGGAACGTCAGGGAGCTCCAGGTCTTCGGCTCCGTGACAACCGATCGTTTCCGACCGGAGAGTGACATCGATATCATCGTCGATTTTCTTCCCGGCACCCGTCATACCCTCATCCAGCTTGCAAAAATGGAAGTGGAGCTCGAACAGATCTTCGGACGGCACACCGATCTCATCACCCGGCAGGCGGTAGAGGAGAGCAGGAACTACATCCGCAGAAAGAGCATCCTTGCATCCCTTGAGAAAGTCTATGGCGCGTGA
- a CDS encoding XRE family transcriptional regulator, with protein sequence MSIGERIKSARINAGLSQQVLAEKMGLSKMAISKYENGTVTPNSTALIGLSDALNVRVEFFFRPRAPRLSKPDYRCRKALSPKDETKILGKTSDWLERYLTIEQITGSEKPLTLPDEDRCRVSSLDDIEEVSMNIRNAWDLGLDPIENLMDVLEQHGIKVGVIDAPVKFDALTMWYNNVRPLIIVNMRFSGDRQRLSLAHELGHLLLKLEEGIDSEEAAFHFAGAFLIPKPMAIMELGPKRKMLDFRELYVIKHKYGISMGALIYRAKNLHIISDAAANRHWVEMRLHKWHKTEPGAQIEPEVPTHLELLLLRALSEHKISESRFNELRDEHTPILAVPCQ encoded by the coding sequence ATGTCAATAGGTGAACGTATCAAATCGGCCAGGATTAATGCCGGGTTATCGCAACAGGTGCTTGCCGAAAAGATGGGACTTTCCAAAATGGCGATCTCAAAATATGAGAACGGGACGGTTACTCCGAATTCAACCGCCCTTATCGGCTTGTCGGATGCTCTCAATGTCAGGGTGGAGTTCTTCTTCCGTCCGCGAGCCCCCCGGCTCTCAAAACCGGATTACCGTTGCCGGAAAGCTCTGTCGCCAAAGGACGAGACGAAAATCCTCGGCAAGACCAGCGACTGGCTTGAGCGGTACCTTACTATCGAGCAGATCACCGGCTCGGAAAAGCCACTCACCCTTCCGGATGAAGATCGCTGCCGGGTCTCTTCGTTGGATGACATCGAGGAAGTGTCGATGAACATCCGGAATGCATGGGATCTCGGCCTTGATCCTATCGAGAACCTGATGGACGTTCTGGAGCAGCATGGGATAAAGGTCGGTGTCATTGATGCGCCGGTGAAATTCGATGCTCTCACGATGTGGTATAACAATGTGCGCCCGCTCATCATTGTCAATATGAGGTTCTCCGGAGACCGCCAGCGTCTTAGCCTTGCGCATGAACTCGGGCATTTGCTCCTGAAGCTTGAAGAAGGCATCGATTCTGAAGAAGCTGCGTTTCATTTTGCCGGTGCGTTCCTGATTCCAAAACCGATGGCGATCATGGAGCTCGGGCCGAAACGAAAGATGCTGGACTTCCGGGAACTATACGTGATCAAACATAAGTACGGGATAAGCATGGGGGCGTTGATTTACCGCGCAAAGAACCTTCACATCATCTCAGATGCGGCAGCAAACCGGCACTGGGTCGAGATGCGGTTGCATAAATGGCACAAAACGGAACCGGGTGCACAAATCGAACCGGAGGTCCCGACTCATCTCGAACTCCTCCTGCTCCGGGCCCTGAGTGAACACAAGATATCGGAGTCCAGGTTTAATGAATTGAGAGACGAACACACTCCGATACTTGCCGTACCATGCCAGTGA